The Parambassis ranga chromosome 4, fParRan2.1, whole genome shotgun sequence genome includes the window caaaaaaaagatcaaacctgttaaACTTCCAACAAAAAATCCCAAACCCCTGAAAGCAAACCAAAAGTGCACTGTAGCTGGATGGGGGAAAACTGAAAGCGGTAAAAATGCTGATGAGCTGCAGGCTGTGGATGTGCCCATCATTTCACTGGAACAGTGTCGGACTTTTAGGCGTGGCCTTCCTCCTGCAGTTATCTGTGCTGGGGGATACAATACAACAAAAGGAACCTGTATGGTATGCATTTTATCTTTTCATAGAAAATATATGttatgaggggggaaaaaaacaacaaccagttATTTGCTCCTCACAGGGCGACTCTGGTGGTCCTCTGATGTGCAAGGGGGTGGCGGTTGGTGTCGTTTCCTTTGGATCCATACCATGTGACTACCCAGGTCCGCCCAATGTTTACACCGACATATCCAAGTTTCTCCCGTGGATCAATAATATgttgaagaaaaagaaatgctaAGTGTAATGTTTGGTTTGTCAGGCTGTTTTTAACCAAAATATTGGAAGCTTTTTTAAAGCTTAATCATTTTTTGAGaaatccacccacagaggtcctgaacacatacaaCACAGATTCCCCTGATTCCCTTCATCCTAAAGAAGCCACTCGGGATTGCTGacacatcttcaaaaaacaatccttgagtccagtcctcaatttaaactcttggaaaggACTTtaacctggatgaatgagagcatccacagatatactgtaCAATGATGCATATTTAGACTGCTGTCTGTTGAATAATGGGAGTTTTATGCAATACAACTCTTTCATCCAACTAGGCCACAGAATAATGTTTTTTCTAGAGGACGCTCTAATACAACATCATCTTACATGAAGCTACTGATATTTGCTCTCCCCTGCATGGTTACAGATATTGAAACCTCTCTTGTTGTGTGGGAAGCATATCAGCTTTAcctaaaacatgcacacatcagTGCAAGCAGCTGTGTGAAGGCAGCAGGTTGAGTCTTCACACTCTTTGAATGCATGACAGCAACCACTGACCTTGCTAACAATAATGTTGATAATTCAGGATGTCACAGGGCCAATGCAGTTTCCTAGTCAGGTCCAACAACAACATGATTTGTGTACATGCTCACTTTAAGACCTAATGGCATTTTTCCTCTCTGAGCACAGCTAATCGTGGCCTTTAATTTACTGTATAACACAGCACAGTCTGAATAATGGTACAGTGTAACAGAATCCAACAAAGGGGTTAACTTCAGAGTATAGCCTTACATGATTATAACCTGGAACATGAATCCTTAGTGGAGGTCATTCTAACTAACTGAATGTCTAACTGTAGGTGAGAATGGTGCCTCTCTTCCTAAATCAACACAGTAAACACTAAATGGAAATTGTCGATATGAAATTGTTGAAATTTTATAAGTTGTGAGGTTAATGTTGCCTACATCTACAACCTCTAGATATATACATCCACTTAATACGTGCGTGTCAAACACTGCAGATGGCTTAGAGGTCTAAAACTGGCGATAACAGTGCTGATGAGATACAGGTTGTGGTTATACCCATCATTCCGCTGGAACAGTATCAGATCTTATAGCATATATAGACTTCTTCCTGGTTCTGTGCTGGTGGTATAGCTTGTATTTTTTCATAGAAAATATGTGTATTgataaaacaacaagaaaaaaagggtGACTCTGGTTGCCCTCTGGTGTTCAAAGGGGGTGACAGTTGGCGTTGTTTCCTTTGTCATTGCTTAGATGTTCACACCGACACACACCGATATACAAGTTTCTCCATGGGATCAATGTGCTCGATGTCTTTTGGTAGATCTGATATGGTTTCATTATGTAAAACAGTATAAAAAATTGTCATGCCTATTATTCAAATATTTCTTTCATTCACTCATCAATAAACAGCCACATGTAAAATTAATTCTtaagaggaggaaaggagggtgGTGGTTTGTGGCCACAGGCACCTTACAAAAAGCTTTAAACGGGTGCACTGCTctgcagaaagacaccattTTGCTCGTTCTTCTGGCACAATGCACCCACTGATCAAGTTCCTGCTGTTCCATGTTCTGATCTGTCTGGGTCAAAATGGTAAGATTGCATCATCTCTTTCTTACACACATGTTAAATGTTGTCACTTTTAAATTCTACATTCTTACTGTCAGCTTTTGGAAATGAAATCATAAATGGTCACAAGGCTGAGAAAAACACCATGCAGTACATGGCATATCTGAAGGAGAAAGGCACATGTGGAGGATTCCTGATCAGTGAGGACTTTGTGATGACTGCTGCACACTGTGCTGGCTTGTGAGTGACCTGTACTCTACTGCAGAGATCTTTGATTTATATAAACAGCTTAAACATTTTCTCTGTCATTGTTCATGCAGGAAAAAAGTCATTTTGGGCACCCACAATCTCAAAAACTTTGATAGAAATATGATATACAATGTGCAGAAGGAGTGCATCCACCCAGACTATATCAACGCTACAGAAGGAAATGACATCATGCTCCTCAAAGTAAGCAGATACCTCTTTACtggaaatatgtgtgttttatgttcaaACTACTATCAAGATACACTATGAGCTATAACAAAGTAAACATTGCATTATTAGAACTATTTCTGGCAACAACCATAGTCCTAGCAACAGACATGtcttctttgttctttctttatGAACTcacataagtaaataaataaatgcactcAATTTCATCAAACTCCCACATTTTGATGAATTCATAGACACCAGATCTTTTCCAAAAATCAGTAACAGAAAAAGCAAGACCGTAGTTATAGCATGGACAGAGGGGACGTGTCCCCAccattgaaaaaagaaaaaaacttgtttCAAATTCTTGGATTTTCTCAACTTGGTGCAGTGTTTGCAAACATTATTTATGCATAGATATAGGATGCTTGAGTCCAAGTGAAAGTACATTAGACACAAAACTAGCTGAATATGTCCTTGTTATGTGACACTGACTGGACACATGGGGCTGAAAAAGTTTCGTGTCCTGTTTATGTTACCGCTCATCTAAATTCCTGAATTACAGTGTAAtgtcaaacactgcacagctTTAAGTTTAGAAATTCTGGATCAAATAACACTTGAAGACTGTTGGACTAAAagacagtgttgtgtttttcatggTTCTTTGTCTCCAGTTGTCCAGAAAAGCTCAACTGGGAGAAAATATCAAGCTGATTAAAATTCCAACTTATCCAAGATTCCTGAAACCAAACCAAATGTGCACCGTGGCTGGATGGGGCCTCACAAAAACTGCCGGTCACACTGCTGATGAGCTGCAGGTTGTGGATGTGCCTGTCATTGACCTGAAAGAGTGTCAGACACAATGGCATCTTCCTCCTAAAGTCATCTGTGCTGGTGGATACGGCACAAACAAGGGAACCTGTGATGTATgccttcatttatttatttatttagttttttttgatgcactatgtgcagctttacaaaccacttctacctccactcatctgtgcaatcACTGTTTCCTACTCTTATTTTGACTCACAGGGTGACTCTGGTGGCCCTCTGGTGTGTGCTGGGGTGGCAGTCGGTGTTGTTTCTTATGGAGGAAAAACATGTGACTACCCAGCTCGGCCCGATGTTTACACCGACATATCCAAGTTTCTCCCCTGGATCAATGACATTTTGAAGAAACAGACAtgctaaatgtgaaatatttcaaATGTTGTGAATGTTTTGCTTTTGCGTTAATCACTGTGTCGCTTTTTGAGCCAGACTTCCTTCTGTGATGCTGACGATGAATCCATAAGAGGACACATGGAGGAACATGTAAACGTTTTAATTGACTGAAAAACATGATCAATTCTGTGATATCAGATCAAAGTATGATTGTACACATTAAATCAAAAATCATGAGTGACAGTGTGAACATCTAAACTCACATACAGATGGTCTCTGTCATCAAGACAGCTGCACCACTAAAAAactatgtttctgtttttgcttcgcatgttttgttttcaagtGGCTACATttgcattaaaaagaagaaaaaaacacaaatagaaAAAGAGTCAACATGGACCAAAAGTGcataaataaagagatgtaAAATTGACAGAGAATTAActaaaataattgaatgcaacaCATGTAATATGTAAGATGCAGCTATAACGGTTAATAAACTACTGGTGACTGTTATGCATgtgactataggcctaattatTAATGGTATACAAGAAAGATTTTTTGTGGATTTTATTCCACAAATTTTGAAtatgtaacaaaacaaaactgtttcaATGGAAGCAAGTTATGCCACATCCAGAGGGGACTCTGCTGTACGAGCTGAAGGTGAGGGATTTGTTCCTTCCTCACTGAAAACGCCGCACCACATTTTGTTCTTATAGCCCTACTATTGGGCCTTTATCACTAGTCTGtgtgacaacaacaaatgtgtggTTATGCAAACAAGGGCATAGAAGCACAGTGTGGTGATAAAACATACTGACAGACATGAACTGTGTAACCCCCATCATTGCTAAAAGCGAGGTTCACAGCAGTCTGACCACTGACTCCTTCTTCAGGCCAAACTCTGACACTGTGATGCTTTAGTGATCAACCAGCCTCAGAGACTGCACACAGCTTTACAGACGTTCTGACCAACAAATCATACATATACTACTGGCCGATGTTAGCATGCTCACATGTGCTTCTTTTGGTAGAGTTTGTCGTTTGTGTCGTTTTTGTGTTGTATGAAAATGCTCACACACTCCTTTCACATTTAACGAACAGTCGTACTTCTGCACAGCACCATACTGCGTCAGCACTTATTAAGATCACACTATTTCCAATCACTTTATGATGTGGTCCCATGTGGTTAAGAAGATAAATAACAATTTGAGTCACGATGCTGTCAGATGTCTGTCAATTTAAATGATGCTGGTCATAACTGTGAGAACGCTGCTCTGTGGTTTCTGCTTCATATCTAGATTTTACTAAGCAAGAGTGCAATTAAAGACACATTAATgagaaaactttaaaaaaaagaaatgaaatctTCGAGCTTTTTCCAGGCAGAAGGACCACAGTCATTTTATTTACTGAAACAAAGGTCATGTggtgtgtacatgtatgcaCTTAAAGGCTGCACTGACGCATAGATGTGTGCAAAGAGGTTaaggtgtgggggggggggggggggggggtgaaagcCTCAGATCGTATATAGGGGTTAAATGTGACTCAGGTTACCTGCTGAGTTCAGTGCTGACATGATGCCTGCTCTGCAAaacctgatgtttttttatgttctgACGTGTCTCAGACAAAATGGTAAGATAGCTTCATCTGATGATGTATGTCTGTTAGAAAACATGAACTGTTACCTTTGTTCTCTCATTTTTACAGCGCTTGGGAGTGAAATAATAAATGGTAAAGACGTCCCAGCGAAGTTAATGCTGTACATGGCCTCGGTGCAGCACAACAACAGGCACAGATGTGGAGGATTTCTTGTCAGTGAAGACTTTGTGGTCACTGCTGCACACTGTGACCACGGGTGAGTTCACAGACTGTATTATGTTTGaagtttttattcttttcattTGTTATATGAACTACTGACAACCGCCTAATGATCACATGTTCAGGGATGCTCTCAGTGTTGTTCTTGGCACCCACAACCTGAAGAATGTTGATGACAGTACAATGAGATACAGTGTCACAAAATGCAAGCACCCGGATTATAAGAAGCCTGCAACTGGTAATGACATAATGCTCCTCAAAGTAAGTACATATAGTGTTTAAACTAAATGTTGCATTGATATAATGCAAATCTACCTGTACAATCTAAAATCTATCATCTACTATATGGCAATGACTATAAACTTGCACAATGCAATGAAAGAATACTTAATTTCACTGCATACGAGTCTGGACAGACATAAATTTAACATAATGATGTGTAGGGGAGGCAATTCTAAGTATAATTAAATCTGTCTGACAGGTACTTGTTAGGCCAGAATGATATCTGCTAATGTTTCACTTCCTGATTTTCAGCTGTCTAAGAAAGTGCAGCTGAACAACAGAGTACAACCGATTCAACTTCCAAACTCTGCCATCAAAGACAAAGCAAAATGCCGCGTCGCCGGCTGGGGTTTCACAAAAACCAGGGGGACAACAGTGTCTGTGCTGAAAAAGGTGGATGTGAGCATTGTTCCCTTGAAGGACTGCAGGAGGAAATGGGAATCTCACAGAGTTCATCTTGTAAACACTGTTATCTGTGCAGGTGGATCTGACAAAAATAAAGGATTTTGTAAtgtatgttttcttcttttttcccacAAAAAGTATCATCTGGCTTGCAGTTTTAAATGATGGAATAACAAACCGAggttcttcctcctcacaggggGATTCTGGTGGCCCATTGGTGTGCAGCGGAGCCGCAGCTGGCATCGTGTCTTTTAACTACAGAAACAACTGCGACTACCCAAACCTACCCAACGTCTACACAGACATGTCAAAACACCTGGTCTGGATCAAAAATATCACCAGACAGAGACATTGTTAAATGTTGTATTTGCAATTACTTCTGTGTTTGCTCTCCCTGCAAAATCAAACTTTACTTTCAGTTttatccttttttatttttggataTGATAATCTGTATTAGGGTATATTTgacataatataaataaaacatttttattgtaaaatgtatttatttaggtCAATTATTATATttagttaataaataaaaaaataaaatgaagtacAGCATTAGTTTCACAAGTGTTACCGTGAGAACGTAGACTATCAGACCTGAATTTGGAAACTGTGGTTTCTGTGGTTCATCGTGTTTGTCACACAATCTGAAAAAATGTTTCAGTCTCTGATGTTAATCCACAACAAAGAACTTAGGTTTTACATTTATGTTCCTTCTTTATAAAACTCAACAAACTACATTTCACTTGATGTGGCGGTGCAGCATAGGGAAGGGATTCAAAAGTCACCTTGGTTTCAACTTTCAATCTCTGATCCGATTAAGTCTGAGCATGTGACTGTTACCAAGAAATGGAGATAAAAGCCAAAAATTGATAAATGAAGAAGCAGAGAAGATACTTCTGTCACTTCTCATGTGTGTGCCTCCCCCTGCTGCACATTCTGATTGAGTGATGCACGCACTGATACACTTCCATGGGTACGCTATGTGCTTACAGTCACTTTTGACCGTGGGGTGCTGTTTCAAATTGAAACttatgaatctacaatgtacgAGCATCAGAAAACAGGGCAGATGAATGCTCTGCACAAATGCATGACAGGGCAAGTTTTCATATATGCAAGTAGCAgggtctgtcagtcagtcaggggcATTGACACTTTTTTTCTACACTTCTTTAGCCAGAGGTCAGCCAAGTAAGCACAAGCAAGCATAAAAGCTTGTGTTAAGTGCCATGCATTATAGGTTGATTGTGCTTGGTTTTTGCTTAACTTTCAGCAGCAAGTGACCTGAAAGCAGACCTGTAAGGTGCATCATCACATGTTTCACAagccctcctcccccctcccccacaaTGCTCAGTCTCCTGCAGCTGACATGACACATTTGGCGGCtttacaaacttttttttttatcaaaagctACTAGTGACTCTCTTTGGTGAcatttggagactgacgtgaaatcattctgctgTCAGGCTACTCTCGTTGACgagcagcgaccgtgagctcctcccccgcatcaacgcactcacagccggtcagtctcactgtagcttcacgcagcaggttcagctgcaggcagagcagagagacccacagcactcatcacactgatataatgatggggaaacactgaactgattcttaaatatgttgaatgttggataaataggctgtgtattttatgctcatttggtatttccagagtagaaaaaaagtagaaaaaaacctcaacaatgtaaaccgaaccgaaaacctcAGAACTGTGACACGAACCGAAccatggatttagtgaaccgttccacccctaataaACATATATAACATTGAGGGACATTGTTGAAAGCCTTGAAACACTTG containing:
- the LOC114434122 gene encoding granzyme-like protein 1 — protein: MHPLIKFLLFHVLICLGQNAFGNEIINGHKAKKNSMQYMAYLDGNGYMCGGFLISEDFVMTAAHCAGITKVVLGTHDLKEIDENTMLYDVEKECKHPYFDKVRKGNDIMLLKLSRKARVGKKKIKPVKLPTKNPKPLKANQKCTVAGWGKTESGKNADELQAVDVPIISLEQCRTFRRGLPPAVICAGGYNTTKGTCMGDSGGPLMCKGVAVGVVSFGSIPCDYPERHHFARSSGTMHPLIKFLLFHVLICLGQNAFGNEIINGHKAEKNTMQYMAYLKEKGTCGGFLISEDFVMTAAHCAGLKKVILGTHNLKNFDRNMIYNVQKECIHPDYINATEGNDIMLLKLSRKAQLGENIKLIKIPTYPRFLKPNQMCTVAGWGLTKTAGHTADELQVVDVPVIDLKECQTQWHLPPKVICAGGYGTNKGTCDGDSGGPLVCAGVAVGVVSYGGKTCDYPARPDVYTDISKFLPWINDILKKQTC
- the LOC114434125 gene encoding granzyme B(G,H)-like isoform X1, with the protein product MMPALQNLMFFYVLTCLRQNALGSEIINGKDVPAKLMLYMASVQHNNRHRCGGFLVSEDFVVTAAHCDHGDALSVVLGTHNLKNVDDSTMRYSVTKCKHPDYKKPATGNDIMLLKLSKKVQLNNRVQPIQLPNSAIKDKAKCRVAGWGFTKTRGTTVSVLKKVDLTKIKDFVMGILVAHWCAAEPQLASCLLTTETTATTQTYPTSTQTCQNTWSGSKISPDRDIVKCCICNYFCVCSPCKIKLYFQFYPFLFLDMIICIRVYLT
- the LOC114434125 gene encoding mast cell protease 1A-like isoform X2 — its product is MMPALQNLMFFYVLTCLRQNALGSEIINGKDVPAKLMLYMASVQHNNRHRCGGFLVSEDFVVTAAHCDHGDALSVVLGTHNLKNVDDSTMRYSVTKCKHPDYKKPATGNDIMLLKLSKKVQLNNRVQPIQLPNSAIKDKAKCRVAGWGFTKTRGTTVSVLKKVDVSIVPLKDCRRKWESHRVHLVNTVICAGGSDKNKGFCNGDSGGPLVCSGAAAGIVSFNYRNNCDYPNLPNVYTDMSKHLVWIKNITRQRHC